DNA sequence from the Rhizobium lusitanum genome:
GTCACAGAGCACGACCCAACGCGCTCCGGCCTCGTACGCCGTCTTGGCGCAGGCGAGTGCATAGGTCGGATTGGCCTTGTAGCCGTCGAAGAAATGTTCGCAGTCGACCAGCGCTTCCTTGCCCGCGCCGACAGCCGCGTTGACGCTTTCGGCAATGCTTTCGAGGTTCTCCTCGTTGGTGCAGCCGAGCGCGACCTTGACGTGATAGTCCCAGCTTTTGGCGACGAAACAGATGGCGTCGGCCTTGGCCTGCAGGAGGGTCGCAAGGCCCGGATCGTTGGAGGTGGAAACGCCGGCGCGCTTGGTCATGCCGAAGGCGACGAAGGACGCCTTCTGCGTCCGCTTCTCGTTAAAGAAGGCGGTGTCGGTCGGGTTCGCACCGGGATAGCCGCCCTCGACATAATCGAGGCCGAATTCGTCCAGCATGGTTGCGATCGAAATCTTGTCCTCGACGGAAAAATCGATGCCGGGCGTCTGCTGCCCGTCGCGCAAGGTCGTGTCGAAGAGATAGATTTTTTCGCGTGTCATACTGTTTCCTCCGGCGAGCCGGTTTCTTCTTGCTCAGTCACTTCCTCTCCTCACCCTGAGCTTGTCGAAGGGGCGGGGAGAGGTATCGTTCAGGCTCGGATCTTCCCTGCAAACTTGTCCGTGGCGCGGATCAACTGATCGAGGATGCCAGGCTCGGAATAGGCATGGCCTGCGCCTTCGATCAGATGAAGCTCCGCTTTCGGCCATGCCTTGTGCAGCGCCCAGGCATATTTTGCCGGGCAGGGCATGTCGTAGCGGCCATGAACGATAACGCCGGGAATATCCTTCAGCTTATAGGCATCGCGCAGCAGTTGGCCTTCGTCCATCCAGCCGGCATTGACGAAGAAGTGGTTTTCGATGCGCGCGAAGGCATGCGCGAATTCCGCGTCTTCGAACGGTGTGCTGGTTGAAGGGTCCGGCAGAAGGGTGATGGTCTCGCCTTCCCAGAGCGACCATGCCTTGGCGGCCTCGAGACGGGCCGCCTTGTCCTCATGCGTCAGCCGGCGGTGATAGGCGAGCATCATTTCGTGGCGCTCTTCCGGCGGGATCGGCGCTATGAAGCGCTCCCATTTGTCCGGGAACATTTCCGAGACGCCGAACTGATAGTACCAGTCGAGCTCCGCCTTCGTCAGCGTATAGATGCCGCGTACGACCAGTTCCGAAACATGCCCCGGATGGGTTTCCGCATAGGCGAGCGCCAGCGTCGATCCCCAGGAGCCGCCGAAGACCAGCCATTTGTCGACGCCCGCCATCTCGCGCAACCGCTCGATATCGTCAACCAGATGCCAGGTCGTGTTGGCTTCCAGCCCTGCATGCGGCGTGGACTTGCCGCAGCCGCGCTGGTCGAACAGCGTCACGTCGTAGAGCGCCGGATCGAACAGGCGGCGATGGCTCGGCGAGATGCCGCCGCCCGGGCCGCCATGCAGGAAGACGGCGGGCTTGGCGCCAGGCGTGCCGGCTCGTTCCCAATAGATGACATGGCCGTCGCCGACATCGAGATGGCCGGAGGCATAGGGTTCGATTTCCGGATAGAGCGTACGCAAGGCTTCCGTCATATTTTCAGCCCTTCCGAAGGCCAGATGTCGGTGTCATGGTCTGGGTGCTGGAAGGAGATGATCCGCTCTTGCTGGGCATAGAAGTCCGGATTCTGATGCACTGGCTGCTGGAATATGGTTTCAACCCAGGGCAGGCGCGAGGCGTGGTTCACCTGGATCTGCGGTGCCAGATCGTCGCGCTCGTCGAAGGCACCAATGGCGATCTCCACCCCGCCGGGATGGCGATAGGTCAGCGGCGTTCCGCAATTCTTGCAGAAGCCGCGTTCGATGTTGACCGAGGACTGGAAATAGGTCGGCTCGCCGCGCGTCCATTCCAGATTGCCATCCGGTGCCGTCACCAGGGCGGAGAAGAAGCTGCCGAACTGCTTCTGGCACATGCGGCAATGGCAGATCGAGGGCCGGCCGAGTTCACCGCGAATGCGAAACCGCACCGCGCCGCACTGGCATCCTCCGCTTCTGGTGACTTCAGTCATGGCTCTTCTCCTGTGGCCAGGTTTGGGTATCGTGATCGGGATGCTGATGGTTGGACAAGCGGATCGCCTCGGTGCGGTCAGCCTCGTCGCCATCCGGTTCCACCGGAAGTACATCCAGCGCATGGAACCACGGCATTTTTCCCGCGAGATTCGATTGCGCGACGGGCTGCACCGCCATCGGCTCGTCCAGCGAGCCGAGCGTCACATTGATCGAATCCGCGCCCGGAATGTCATAGAACAAAGGCGTGCCGCAGGTGCCGCAGAAGCCGCGGCGTACGAGATCGGATGAATGAAACCACGAAGGCTCGCCGCGCGTCAGCTCGAAATCCGTAAGCTTGGCGCTGCCCAGCGGTAGGGCGTAATTGCCGGAGGCCTTCTGGCACATGCGACAATGGCAGAGATGCGGATAGCCGAGGGCACCGGCGGTTCGATAACGAACCGCGCCGCACTGGCATCCACCACTATATCCCGCCGCCATCGTCATTGACCTGTCTCCAATGGCCATGCTGCCGTATCGTGATCCGGATGCTGGTAGGACACAAGCTCCAGCACAAACGGCGCCTGTTCCGCATCCTCTTCCGTGCGGTGGCCCGGTAGCAGATGCAGCCCGTCAACGAAGCTGATCTTGCCCTCCGTGCCGAACTGCACCACCGGCGGCAACAGCGACGGATCATCGAAGGCGCCTGCCGCAACCGCCACGCCATCCGGCGCCTCATAGGTCAGCGGCGTGCCGCAATCACCGCAGAAACCGCGCTCGACGAAATTCGACGACCGGAATGTCTTCCGCTCCCCCCGCGTCCACACAAGTTCAGCGCCACGCGTCGAGACCAGCGGTGCATAATAGGCACCGAAAGCTTTCTGACACATCCGACAATGACAGATCGACGCGTCCTTGAGTTCGCCCCGCACTCGGAAACGAACCGCACCGCATTGACAGCCGCCGGTGTAAGTCGAGACAGTCATGCCTTATCCTTTCCGAGGACAATGAGGATATGCATGCAGACATTGTCGATGTCCCGGAGGATATCGTCATTCCAGAATCTGAGAACGGTCCAGCCGTCAACTTCTAGACGGCGGGTGCGAACCTGATCATAGATTTGATCATGCTCTTTACCGTGCTGGGAACCGTCGACTTCGACAATGAGCTTCTCGGCGGGGCAGGCAAAATCAACGATGTATCCAGCGATCGGCAATTGGCGGCGAAAGCCAAGACCCATGAGACGGTGCGCGCGCAACTCATTCCAGACGCGGAGTTCGGCGTCCGTCATGACTTTGCGCATGCGGCGGGCATTGTTTCGTATCTTCGGCGGGACCGGAGTATGTGGGAAGAGACCCCCCCTCTGTCACTTCGTGACATCTCCCCCACAAGGGGGGAGATCGTCTGCGGCGAACGCTCCACCTCCCGTCTTCCTTCGGAAGAATACGAACGCATCTTTCTACTGCAAGAGGGGTGGGTTTTGTGTTGAAACGGTCGGCAGACACCCCCAATCTCCCCCTTGTGGGGGAGATGTCACGAAGTGACAGAGGGGGGTATTCACACTCACCGCTTGATCTCCCAAGTCGTGATGCGCTCGCCCGTCGCAGAATCCTTGCCGTCCTTCAGCTGAATACCTTCAGCCAAAAGCGCGTCACGGACCTTGTCCGCCTCGGCAAAGTTCTTCGCCTTCAGCAGCTCCAGGCGCACCTGCACCCGCCGGTCGATTTCCGAGACGACGCCGTCATCCATCTCGACCTTTTCGGGCAGCAGGCCGAGCAACGCCGCGCTTGCTGCAAACACAGGCAAAACGCTGGCATCGGCATTGGCTGCTTGGGCCAGAGCATGCAGAGCCTGGATGGCGATGACGGTGTTGAGGTCGTCGGCAAGGGCGGCCAGTACGCTGGCGTCCGGGGCGGCATCGCCGATATCCGCCGCCGGCCACTTGGCAATCAAGCGTTCTGCCTCTTCCAGCCGCTTCACCGAAAAGTCGATCGGCTCGCGGTAGTGCGTCATCAGCATGGCAAGGCGCAGCACCGCGCCCGGCCACGTCCGGCCGCCGAGTTTCTCCGTCTGCAGCAATTCGTAGATGGTGACGAAATTGCCTTCGGATTTCGACATCTTGCGGCCTTCGACCTGCAGGAAGCCGTTGTGCATCCAGACATTCGCCATCACGTCCGTGCCATGGGCGCAACGCGACTGGGCGATCTCGTTTTCATGATGCGGGAAGATCAGGTCCAGGCCGCCGCCATGGATGTCGAAGACGTCGCCGAGATAGCGGCCGCTCATGGCCGAG
Encoded proteins:
- the pip gene encoding prolyl aminopeptidase: MTEALRTLYPEIEPYASGHLDVGDGHVIYWERAGTPGAKPAVFLHGGPGGGISPSHRRLFDPALYDVTLFDQRGCGKSTPHAGLEANTTWHLVDDIERLREMAGVDKWLVFGGSWGSTLALAYAETHPGHVSELVVRGIYTLTKAELDWYYQFGVSEMFPDKWERFIAPIPPEERHEMMLAYHRRLTHEDKAARLEAAKAWSLWEGETITLLPDPSTSTPFEDAEFAHAFARIENHFFVNAGWMDEGQLLRDAYKLKDIPGVIVHGRYDMPCPAKYAWALHKAWPKAELHLIEGAGHAYSEPGILDQLIRATDKFAGKIRA
- a CDS encoding GFA family protein, with product MTEVTRSGGCQCGAVRFRIRGELGRPSICHCRMCQKQFGSFFSALVTAPDGNLEWTRGEPTYFQSSVNIERGFCKNCGTPLTYRHPGGVEIAIGAFDERDDLAPQIQVNHASRLPWVETIFQQPVHQNPDFYAQQERIISFQHPDHDTDIWPSEGLKI
- a CDS encoding GFA family protein translates to MTMAAGYSGGCQCGAVRYRTAGALGYPHLCHCRMCQKASGNYALPLGSAKLTDFELTRGEPSWFHSSDLVRRGFCGTCGTPLFYDIPGADSINVTLGSLDEPMAVQPVAQSNLAGKMPWFHALDVLPVEPDGDEADRTEAIRLSNHQHPDHDTQTWPQEKSHD
- a CDS encoding GFA family protein → MTVSTYTGGCQCGAVRFRVRGELKDASICHCRMCQKAFGAYYAPLVSTRGAELVWTRGERKTFRSSNFVERGFCGDCGTPLTYEAPDGVAVAAGAFDDPSLLPPVVQFGTEGKISFVDGLHLLPGHRTEEDAEQAPFVLELVSYQHPDHDTAAWPLETGQ
- a CDS encoding endonuclease domain-containing protein, with the translated sequence MRKVMTDAELRVWNELRAHRLMGLGFRRQLPIAGYIVDFACPAEKLIVEVDGSQHGKEHDQIYDQVRTRRLEVDGWTVLRFWNDDILRDIDNVCMHILIVLGKDKA
- the cysS gene encoding cysteine--tRNA ligase, translated to MGTEPQLKLYNTLTREKVDFQPIDRENVRLYVCGPTVYDFAHIGNARPAIVFDVLFRLLRQVYGESHVTYARNITDVDDKINARALRDHPGLPLNEAIRLVTEKTETQYYQDTTALGCLEPTVQPRATDNIAEMIEIIEKLIVRGHAYQAAGEVLFDTKSMADYGQLSKRNLDEQQAGARIAVDAHKKSPGDFVLWKLSAGNEPGWESPWGRGRPGWHIECSAMSGRYLGDVFDIHGGGLDLIFPHHENEIAQSRCAHGTDVMANVWMHNGFLQVEGRKMSKSEGNFVTIYELLQTEKLGGRTWPGAVLRLAMLMTHYREPIDFSVKRLEEAERLIAKWPAADIGDAAPDASVLAALADDLNTVIAIQALHALAQAANADASVLPVFAASAALLGLLPEKVEMDDGVVSEIDRRVQVRLELLKAKNFAEADKVRDALLAEGIQLKDGKDSATGERITTWEIKR